The Impatiens glandulifera chromosome 3, dImpGla2.1, whole genome shotgun sequence genome contains a region encoding:
- the LOC124932214 gene encoding peroxidase 12-like, protein MKGCDGSVLLDGSAAGPSEKSAIPNLTLRKQAFKIVDDLRRRVHKECGRIVSCSDIVALSARDSVFLTGGPDYAVPLGRRDGLNFATEADTFANLVGPSANTTTVLVRFAAKKLDTVDSVALSGGHTIGISHCPAFTDRLYPTQDPTMDKTFANKLKVVCPAADTNSTTDLDIRSPNKFDNKYFVDLMNRQGLFTSDQDLYTDKRTRGIVTDFAVDQELFFEKFAIAMVKMGQVDLLTGTQGEIRANCSVRNSDNYMLLKEVVELEVEEMGLSMF, encoded by the coding sequence atgaagGGTTGTGATGGGTCAGTCCTACTTGACGGTTCAGCAGCCGGTCCAAGTGAAAAGAGTGCAATTCCAAATTTAACCTTAAGAAAACAAGCTTTCAAAATCGTCGACGATCTTCGCCGGCGCGTGCACAAGGAATGCGGCCGAATCGTCTCATGCTCCGACATCGTCGCTCTCTCCGCCCGTGACTCAGTTTTTCTCACCGGAGGACCCGATTACGCCGTCCCGTTAGGTCGTCGAGATGGTCTTAACTTCGCCACTGAAGCCGACACATTCGCCAATCTCGTTGGTCCAAGCGCCAACACCACCACTGTTCTAGTCCGATTCGCCGCCAAAAAACTTGACACCGTCGACTCAGTTGCTCTCTCCGGCGGCCATACTATTGGTATCAGTCATTGTCCTGCTTTCACTGACCGTCTTTACCCAACTCAAGATCCGACAATGGATAAAACTTTTGCTAACAAGCTGAAAGTAGTATGCCCTGCTGCTGATACTAATAGTACGACGGATCTTGATATTCGATCGCCGAATAAGTTTGATAATAAGTATTTTGTTGATTTGATGAATAGACAGGGGCTTTTTACGTCGGATCAGGATTTGTATACTGATAAGAGGACTAGAGGGATTGTGACTGATTTTGCTGTTGATCAAGAATTGTTCTTTGAGAAATTTGCTATTGCTATGGTTAAAATGGGGCAGGTGGATCTTTTGACTGGAACTCAGGGAGAAATTAGGGCAAACTGCTCTGTTAGAAACTCTGATAACTACATGTTGTTGAAGGAGGTTGTTGAACTTGAAGTTGAAGAAATGGGTTTGTCTATGTTCTAA
- the LOC124930296 gene encoding 8-hydroxygeraniol dehydrogenase-like gives MSSRYAKLKYSGQYSDIIVLDEHFIVKILDNLPLDAAVPLLYVGITTYSLLRYFGLDKPRTNLGVVGLGGLGHCAVKFAKAFGVNVTVISTSINKKNEAIERLCADSFLISIDPNQMKSHEKIVIDLRMMGN, from the exons ATGTCTTCCCGTTATGCAAAG ctgaagtattcTGGACAATATTCAGACATCATTGTATTAGATGAACATTTCATTGTCAAAATACTTGACAATCTTCCTCTTGATGCGGCTGTTCCTCTTCTCTACGTTGGAATTACAACTTATAGTCTTTTAAGATACTTTGGTTTGGATAAGCCAAGAACTAATTTAGGTGTGGTGGGTCTTGGTGGGTTAGGTCATTGTGCGGTTAAGTTTGCCAAGGCTTTTGGTGTTAATGTGACTGTTATTAGTACTTCGATTAACAAGAAGAATGAGGCAATTGAGAGGCTCTGTGCTGATTCGTTCTTGATTAGTATTGATCCTAATCAGATGAAGAGTCATGAAAAGATTGTCATTGATTTAAGGATGATGGGGAATTAG